CGACGGCGGCTGCGTCGTCGGCTTCTACCACTTCCTGTGGCCGGGCAACCTCACGGCGCAGGCCGAGTACTTCGTCAGCAAGGCCCCCGAAAAGGCGGGCGACGTGCTGGCCGTGGACTGGGAGACGACCGGGGACGGCACCCGCGCGAGCAACTCGGAGAAGGACCGCTTCATCCGCGAGGTGAAGCGCCTGCGCCCCCATCACCGGGTGGTGCTCTACACGAACCGCGACTTCTGGCTGAACGTGGATACGACCTCCTACGCCGGTGACGGGCTCTGGATCGCCGACTACACGACGGCCGGCAAGCCGCGTATCAAGGCGGCCTGGAAGTTTCATCAGTACACG
The DNA window shown above is from Streptomyces sp. NBC_01445 and carries:
- a CDS encoding glycoside hydrolase family 25 protein; amino-acid sequence: MLRGIDVSSYQSTFDTEGLSFVFIKATEGRSYVNPRLTAQTKLARDGGCVVGFYHFLWPGNLTAQAEYFVSKAPEKAGDVLAVDWETTGDGTRASNSEKDRFIREVKRLRPHHRVVLYTNRDFWLNVDTTSYAGDGLWIADYTTAGKPRIKAAWKFHQYTDRPLDKDVANFTSKSALRDWATP